One Legionella hackeliae DNA segment encodes these proteins:
- the dsbD gene encoding protein-disulfide reductase DsbD, protein MRKWLLFSFLCFVPFINHASPLPATEVFQVDAKQVDPNTLSINWQVKPGYFLYADRIKLTMQPNSNVHMGTLLFPAPLTKIDKQGHNYSVYRNELSLPVPVLGESPGETLINLSFQGCADDGFCYPPETRQIKLTIDNSLALTHVSMENISPQEENSLPASASDTDEIERVLTQQHWGVVILTFFGFGLLLSFTPCILPMVPVLSGIIVGHGNKISTRKAFFLSLSYVLSMSVTYAVVGAVVALLGSNLQIVMQSPWAIGTFSLVFVLLALSMFGYYELRLPLSWQAKLAGVRNHQASGHYLGAALMGCFSTLILSPCVTAPLIGALSYIAHSNNIAFGSLALFFLGLGMGTPLLLIGTSAGKWLPKAGQWMNGVKIFFGILLLAVAIFLVGRILPGAAVMLLWSGLLIFVGLYCGALSRPASNLGKFQQGVGLISLVYGLLILIGASMGNSNPLQPLAGMQATANAKPNFSVETVSTPSEIQHAIDIAKAQGKPVMLDFYADWCTSCQIMEATTFKDPQVEAALKNFIVLKVDITANNAQDKALLQHYGVVAPPTFLFFNKQGNEQSNLRLIGEASASKFLEQLTQASALD, encoded by the coding sequence ATGAGAAAGTGGTTATTATTTTCATTCCTTTGTTTTGTCCCTTTCATTAACCATGCAAGTCCATTGCCTGCGACCGAAGTATTTCAGGTTGATGCAAAACAGGTTGACCCTAATACCCTATCGATTAATTGGCAAGTAAAGCCAGGTTATTTTCTCTATGCTGATCGTATCAAATTAACGATGCAGCCCAATAGCAATGTCCATATGGGTACTTTACTCTTCCCTGCCCCGTTAACGAAAATCGATAAACAAGGGCATAACTACTCGGTTTATCGCAATGAATTATCACTTCCAGTCCCAGTCTTAGGGGAAAGTCCTGGTGAAACATTAATTAATCTAAGTTTTCAAGGCTGTGCCGATGATGGTTTTTGCTATCCTCCAGAAACTCGGCAGATTAAATTAACAATTGACAATAGCTTGGCTCTTACTCATGTAAGTATGGAAAATATTTCTCCTCAAGAGGAAAATTCTTTACCTGCCAGCGCGTCAGATACGGATGAAATTGAAAGAGTCCTCACCCAACAACATTGGGGTGTTGTCATCTTAACTTTTTTTGGGTTTGGTTTACTGTTGTCGTTTACTCCATGTATCTTACCCATGGTTCCTGTACTTTCAGGGATTATTGTGGGGCATGGTAACAAGATTTCCACCCGTAAAGCCTTTTTCTTATCTCTAAGTTATGTTCTTAGTATGTCTGTCACCTATGCAGTAGTAGGTGCTGTCGTTGCGTTACTAGGAAGCAATTTACAAATAGTTATGCAATCACCCTGGGCTATTGGCACCTTTAGCCTAGTCTTTGTTTTATTAGCCCTCTCAATGTTTGGCTATTACGAATTACGTTTGCCACTTTCCTGGCAAGCTAAATTGGCTGGCGTTAGAAATCATCAGGCCAGTGGCCATTACTTAGGGGCTGCTCTTATGGGTTGCTTCTCAACATTAATCTTATCACCTTGCGTTACAGCCCCTTTAATTGGTGCATTAAGTTATATCGCCCACAGCAATAATATTGCATTTGGCAGCCTGGCTTTATTTTTTTTAGGCCTTGGCATGGGCACACCACTCTTATTAATCGGTACTTCCGCTGGGAAATGGCTTCCTAAAGCCGGCCAATGGATGAACGGTGTTAAGATATTTTTTGGAATATTGCTTTTGGCTGTGGCCATTTTCCTGGTAGGTCGAATTCTACCTGGAGCAGCAGTCATGCTGTTATGGTCAGGTCTGCTAATTTTTGTCGGCCTGTATTGTGGTGCTCTTAGCAGACCTGCCTCCAATTTAGGAAAGTTTCAACAAGGTGTTGGTCTTATTAGTTTGGTTTATGGTTTATTAATACTCATTGGCGCCAGTATGGGAAATAGTAATCCCCTACAACCCCTGGCTGGAATGCAAGCCACAGCCAATGCAAAACCCAACTTTTCTGTTGAAACTGTTAGCACCCCAAGTGAAATACAACATGCAATAGACATTGCCAAAGCCCAGGGGAAACCGGTAATGTTAGATTTCTATGCTGATTGGTGTACTTCTTGTCAAATTATGGAAGCGACCACCTTTAAAGATCCGCAAGTTGAAGCCGCTTTAAAAAACTTTATTGTTTTGAAAGTCGATATCACTGCCAATAATGCTCAAGATAAAGCCTTACTTCAGCACTATGGGGTTGTGGCTCCTCCCACTTTTTTATTTTTTAATAAACAAGGCAATGAACAAAGTAACCTGCGTCTTATCGGTGAGGCTTCTGCAAGTAAATTTTTAGAACAATTAACGCAAGCCTCAGCGCTTGATTAA
- a CDS encoding PAS domain-containing hybrid sensor histidine kinase/response regulator yields MTMQEKKTTLRLTLDEVGDFLAKLSEHSDQVYWISSADFSKIQYVSPSYERIWGRSREELYANPEIWITFLHPDDVVHHHPIHHMAEQIKRLGEKARYSEQYRIIRPDGEIRWIIDKGFPLIDNRGICYGVTGVATDVTDELKQTEDLKKAKEAADIANKAKSEFIANMSHDIRTPLSGIVGLSKLLEVEAQTKMEQDYAHWINQSGEQLLDLLNNVLELISLENLEQLEAAKEWFSLREELLTICKLELPAIKVKNLGFTVDIDESVPDLILSDRTKIHQILLNLLGNAIKFTEKGHIILAIRRLSSTEDTSTLEFKVEDTGVGIAKEQQERVFERFFRIMPSYKGVYKGYGLGLHIVKKYVALLGGEIGLESMVGKGSIFSFRLSVKTSTERSSNTHFDFNQLEGEEALNKDNSIHEKKPFNINMLKQGTAQLPHLLLIEDNTIALRLLESVSKQVGCQFTSTMDAEEAFELVKKNKYDLIITDIGLPGMSGIELTIYIRHWEQALNKNPTPIVGLTAHSLGSSVDECLEAGMNKVFAKPINLLTMQDIVSALIPVNKLEPVASLFDEEIPREEDKLFDLTHYPLLDFEQGLNNLGSIDLLKELLTLMANEDIPVDKTKIEQAFAIRDWPSVEKLALKMKSSALYCGTSRLRYACQYLEGYQKTAPNSLLEKLYHQLIQVLEDTKQAIIDWLHKQ; encoded by the coding sequence ATGACAATGCAAGAAAAAAAAACTACATTAAGACTTACACTTGACGAAGTGGGCGATTTTTTAGCTAAACTTTCGGAGCATAGCGATCAGGTTTACTGGATAAGTAGTGCTGATTTCTCCAAAATTCAATATGTTAGTCCTTCTTATGAACGCATCTGGGGTCGCTCTCGGGAGGAGCTTTATGCCAATCCAGAGATTTGGATTACTTTTTTACATCCTGATGATGTTGTCCATCATCACCCTATTCATCATATGGCTGAACAGATTAAGCGTCTTGGTGAAAAAGCGCGCTACTCAGAACAATACCGCATCATTAGACCTGATGGAGAAATACGGTGGATAATTGATAAGGGATTTCCACTTATTGATAATCGAGGTATCTGCTATGGTGTAACTGGTGTAGCTACCGATGTCACCGATGAATTGAAGCAAACCGAAGATTTAAAAAAAGCCAAAGAAGCAGCTGATATAGCGAATAAAGCAAAATCCGAGTTCATTGCCAACATGAGTCATGACATACGAACGCCATTAAGTGGTATTGTCGGTCTTTCCAAACTATTAGAAGTTGAGGCTCAAACTAAGATGGAGCAGGACTACGCCCATTGGATTAATCAAAGTGGTGAGCAATTACTTGACTTATTGAACAATGTTTTAGAATTGATTTCTTTGGAAAATCTGGAACAATTAGAGGCTGCTAAAGAATGGTTCTCTCTTAGAGAGGAACTTTTAACAATTTGCAAGCTTGAATTACCAGCAATTAAAGTTAAAAATCTCGGTTTTACTGTTGATATAGATGAGTCAGTTCCCGATTTAATATTAAGTGATCGCACCAAAATCCACCAAATTTTATTAAATTTGTTAGGAAATGCGATCAAATTTACTGAAAAAGGGCATATAATTTTAGCAATTAGACGTCTTTCTTCTACTGAGGATACGAGCACACTTGAGTTTAAAGTGGAAGATACAGGGGTTGGAATTGCCAAAGAACAGCAAGAACGAGTTTTTGAGCGTTTCTTTCGTATAATGCCTTCTTATAAGGGGGTATATAAAGGATACGGACTGGGTTTACATATCGTTAAGAAATATGTCGCCTTATTAGGCGGTGAGATAGGATTAGAAAGCATGGTTGGCAAAGGCAGCATTTTCTCTTTCAGATTATCTGTTAAAACCAGTACTGAACGCTCATCAAACACTCATTTCGATTTTAACCAGTTAGAAGGAGAAGAGGCTCTTAATAAAGATAATTCTATCCATGAGAAAAAGCCTTTTAATATTAATATGCTAAAGCAAGGAACCGCTCAACTACCTCATCTTCTTTTAATCGAAGATAATACTATTGCCTTGCGCCTACTCGAATCTGTCAGCAAACAAGTAGGGTGTCAATTTACTTCGACAATGGATGCTGAGGAAGCGTTTGAATTGGTCAAAAAAAACAAATATGATTTAATCATTACAGATATCGGCTTACCAGGCATGTCTGGAATTGAACTGACAATCTATATACGTCATTGGGAGCAAGCCTTAAACAAAAATCCAACTCCAATTGTCGGCTTAACAGCACATTCACTGGGTAGTTCTGTTGATGAATGTTTAGAAGCAGGTATGAATAAGGTGTTTGCAAAGCCTATTAACCTGCTTACGATGCAAGATATTGTTTCAGCACTTATCCCCGTGAACAAACTTGAACCAGTAGCTAGCTTATTTGATGAAGAAATACCTCGAGAGGAGGATAAACTTTTTGATCTGACGCATTATCCTCTATTGGACTTTGAGCAGGGATTAAATAATCTGGGCAGCATTGATTTATTGAAAGAATTGCTCACCTTAATGGCCAATGAAGATATTCCCGTGGATAAAACTAAAATTGAACAAGCTTTTGCAATAAGAGATTGGCCCTCTGTTGAGAAGCTTGCACTTAAAATGAAAAGTAGCGCCCTTTATTGCGGAACAAGCAGACTACGATATGCTTGCCAGTACTTGGAAGGTTATCAAAAAACGGCTCCCAATTCTCTTTTAGAAAAACTTTATCATCAGTTGATACAAGTTTTAGAAGATACGAAACAAGCCATTATTGACTGGTTACACAAACAATAA
- a CDS encoding pyridoxal phosphate-dependent aminotransferase produces the protein MFTPEGQPAEKIDKIMLLSMWAKALKNERAQIENSLQAVKKIITAGMGKPTLPISMHTITFLLFYWKYMEEIVKKAMTNLEKLEDEVAIDYGHPQGDIKARETMAKAMTDWYGVKINPEEILFTSGGAGGLRVVFDTLYGRYKQIPNYRIITPFPHYTLYSDYPHHRLHPVDVMKEPGYRLTAEALEKSIQEAYELAQKDGGLPKAVLICNPNNPLGTVISEEEFKKIAQVLRKYPDLHIILDEAYTEMTYVDVPSFYKIAPDLKNRTTVMRSGTKGLSMAGERVAMLLNSDKKFMSELLATNISLCGHAPRSLQMAYAYTMDKLDLDEKNKLRTFYKSKVDYVSERVREMGATMPDAGYKVEGTFYVLADFSDMLGLEIDAEAKRALGETGVISTDEELAYNLLFKDSVMIAPLSYYGTSAEAGIMRITCSDNKEQLCELMDRLESTLLAARTKKQANLLTRIKTRLPQIEKIQPHEFKKISVDLDTIINTLTDCAGLRLQIKKLTDIDSLIDKILETHLTNSPSVEKNGIKPGFFNKKLEEKEEQKEEISENDSNYIQSEEQQELETLFIQFLDTNFEEGSLLRKIFEAASKEERLKFKPWKEHLEANHSQTMKVF, from the coding sequence ATGTTTACTCCAGAAGGTCAACCTGCTGAAAAAATTGACAAAATCATGCTGCTCTCCATGTGGGCTAAGGCTTTAAAGAATGAACGAGCCCAAATTGAAAACTCTTTGCAAGCAGTAAAAAAAATAATTACTGCTGGCATGGGTAAGCCAACTTTGCCTATAAGTATGCATACAATAACCTTTTTATTATTTTATTGGAAATACATGGAAGAAATAGTCAAGAAAGCAATGACTAATCTTGAAAAATTAGAAGATGAGGTAGCAATCGATTATGGTCATCCACAAGGAGATATAAAAGCCAGAGAAACAATGGCTAAAGCCATGACCGACTGGTATGGAGTTAAGATTAATCCAGAAGAAATTTTATTTACATCTGGCGGCGCTGGTGGTTTACGAGTGGTTTTTGATACGTTGTATGGGCGTTATAAACAGATTCCTAATTATCGAATTATCACTCCATTTCCACATTACACGCTATATAGTGATTACCCTCATCATCGCCTTCACCCTGTAGATGTCATGAAGGAGCCTGGTTATAGACTGACTGCAGAAGCACTCGAGAAGAGTATCCAAGAGGCCTATGAATTGGCCCAAAAAGATGGCGGTCTTCCAAAAGCTGTATTGATTTGTAACCCAAACAATCCTTTAGGGACAGTGATTAGTGAAGAAGAGTTTAAAAAAATAGCTCAGGTACTGAGAAAATATCCTGATTTGCACATCATTTTAGATGAAGCATATACAGAAATGACTTATGTTGATGTCCCTTCATTTTATAAAATTGCGCCTGATCTTAAAAACAGAACAACGGTGATGCGTTCTGGAACAAAAGGTTTGTCTATGGCTGGAGAGCGAGTGGCAATGCTTTTGAATTCAGATAAAAAATTTATGAGCGAGCTTTTGGCAACCAATATTAGTTTATGTGGCCATGCTCCACGCTCTTTGCAAATGGCTTATGCTTATACTATGGATAAGCTGGACCTAGACGAAAAAAATAAATTACGAACATTTTATAAGAGTAAGGTGGATTATGTCTCTGAACGTGTCAGAGAAATGGGTGCGACGATGCCTGATGCTGGTTATAAGGTTGAAGGAACATTTTATGTACTCGCTGACTTTAGTGACATGTTAGGTTTGGAAATAGATGCAGAAGCCAAACGTGCCTTGGGTGAAACTGGAGTAATTAGTACGGATGAAGAGTTAGCTTATAATCTTTTATTTAAAGACTCTGTAATGATTGCTCCTCTTTCTTATTATGGAACTTCTGCAGAAGCAGGTATTATGCGCATAACCTGTAGCGATAATAAAGAACAACTATGTGAATTAATGGATAGATTAGAGTCTACTTTATTGGCAGCACGAACGAAGAAACAAGCTAATTTATTGACACGTATTAAGACAAGACTCCCTCAAATTGAGAAGATTCAACCTCATGAGTTCAAGAAAATAAGTGTAGATCTCGATACAATTATTAACACACTGACCGACTGTGCAGGCTTAAGGCTACAAATTAAGAAATTAACGGACATAGATTCTTTAATAGATAAAATATTAGAGACTCATTTGACCAACTCACCATCTGTTGAGAAAAATGGAATCAAACCAGGATTCTTCAATAAAAAATTAGAAGAAAAGGAAGAGCAGAAAGAAGAAATAAGTGAGAATGATTCTAATTACATTCAATCCGAGGAGCAGCAAGAATTAGAAACACTATTCATTCAATTTCTGGATACAAACTTTGAAGAAGGAAGTCTCTTAAGGAAAATCTTTGAAGCTGCGTCAAAAGAGGAACGTTTGAAATTTAAACCTTGGAAAGAGCATTTAGAAGCTAACCATAGTCAGACAATGAAAGTGTTTTGA
- the groES gene encoding co-chaperone GroES: protein MKIRPLHDRVVVRRMEEERTTAGGIVIPDSATEKPMRGEVIAVGAGKVLDNGDVRALAVKIGDVVLFGKYSGTEVKVAGQELVVMREDDIMGVIEK, encoded by the coding sequence ATGAAAATTCGTCCTTTACACGATCGTGTTGTTGTTCGTCGTATGGAAGAAGAACGCACCACAGCCGGCGGTATCGTTATTCCAGATAGCGCTACTGAAAAACCTATGCGTGGTGAAGTTATCGCTGTCGGTGCTGGTAAAGTATTAGATAACGGCGATGTTCGTGCCTTGGCTGTGAAAATTGGAGACGTCGTTCTCTTTGGCAAATACTCTGGTACAGAAGTTAAAGTAGCAGGTCAAGAGCTAGTTGTGATGCGTGAAGACGACATCATGGGCGTGATTGAGAAGTAA
- the glnE gene encoding bifunctional [glutamate--ammonia ligase]-adenylyl-L-tyrosine phosphorylase/[glutamate--ammonia-ligase] adenylyltransferase has translation MEVPSLLQPKIAFYQKNFADFNSDRALEKLLLVSDYAFRHVDLLKQIMSEGYHVPFSLENYMDKLNHIKNQPFNLFACALRLFRHTQLLRLLLREFCGLATTTESMTQWSDCADAIVLRAMHFCEGEIGKRHGKPCNAEGNPTKLYILAMGKLGGRELNYSSDIDLICAFSEAGHTNGDESITNQQFYTKVVQLFIQLLQTITPEGFVFRVDFRLRPNGDSGALVSSLAAIETYYQEQGRDWERYAMVKARLIGEDTDVPNHWFHRLITPFVYRRYVDFSVIESLRSMKAMIEREVQLNPMLDDIKRGLGGIREVEFIIQNMQLIRGGRLPKLQTQNTIAALNVLKQENLLSHTAALKQAYLFLRKLENILQIHDDQQTHSLPQHEVKQMQVAYAMGYNNWHTFIKKLHQYQRIISSIFRSVLAKPDPYEDEKRLLVNQLMSIWQGHVETTMAINLLTSLGFQQAERCYQMLYTFRHAPRCRRLTQAARMRLDRFVVLLLGELVNTADTDAVLAQVLQLLDNIVGRSSYLALITENPQVLKELLYWFAHSPFITNLIVNQPFLLEVLLSQPQNWRLLTKKELEQLLESQLLIYSESEQQDEVLRQFKLTNWLSAARAEIYGHYHAIRISNFLADVAEVIVKNVFNLACERLSLRYSQMEQIKSRFAIIAYGKLGSREMNYNSDLDLVFIHAAASDEEALVTRLTQKILHMLTTRSQSGILYAVDTRLRPSGEAGLLVSHIEAFIEYQLHHAWTWEHQALIRTRVLVSDKRLTQAFRQLKKSVFQIARNPRLIRDEIIMMREKIYKHVKGEEIKYESGGLIDIEFIVQFLILTNPHLNFYSYTNTLSLLRKLYAEQILTRQQFEKLVKAYKYYHQTLHQNLLNSETKSIHVQQQNVLEVCQQIYGLSVPILQ, from the coding sequence ATGGAAGTTCCATCTCTTTTACAGCCAAAAATTGCATTTTATCAAAAAAATTTTGCTGATTTTAACTCTGATAGGGCATTGGAAAAACTATTGCTCGTCAGTGATTATGCTTTTCGTCATGTTGATCTTTTAAAACAAATCATGAGCGAAGGTTACCACGTACCCTTCTCCTTAGAAAATTATATGGATAAACTCAATCATATAAAAAATCAGCCCTTTAATCTTTTTGCATGTGCGTTACGTCTATTTAGACATACTCAGTTATTGCGCTTATTACTACGCGAGTTCTGTGGACTAGCGACGACGACAGAAAGTATGACTCAGTGGTCGGATTGTGCAGATGCTATTGTATTAAGGGCAATGCATTTTTGTGAAGGTGAGATCGGAAAACGCCATGGAAAACCGTGTAATGCAGAAGGAAATCCCACCAAACTGTATATTCTGGCTATGGGTAAATTAGGGGGACGTGAACTCAATTATTCTTCGGATATCGATTTAATTTGTGCTTTCTCTGAGGCAGGTCATACCAATGGTGATGAGTCAATTACCAATCAACAGTTCTATACCAAAGTAGTGCAATTATTTATTCAGCTACTACAAACCATCACTCCTGAAGGCTTTGTATTTCGAGTTGATTTTCGTTTGCGCCCTAATGGTGATAGTGGTGCTTTAGTCTCCAGTTTAGCCGCTATAGAAACCTATTATCAAGAGCAAGGGCGAGACTGGGAGCGCTACGCTATGGTCAAAGCTCGTCTTATCGGGGAGGATACTGATGTGCCAAACCATTGGTTTCATCGTTTGATAACCCCGTTTGTGTACAGGCGTTATGTTGATTTTAGTGTGATTGAATCGCTACGTAGTATGAAAGCAATGATCGAGCGTGAAGTGCAATTAAATCCTATGTTGGACGATATAAAACGCGGCTTGGGAGGAATTCGTGAAGTTGAATTTATTATCCAAAATATGCAATTAATTCGTGGGGGACGACTCCCTAAATTACAAACACAAAATACGATCGCCGCCTTAAATGTTTTGAAACAAGAAAATTTATTGTCGCATACAGCTGCTTTAAAACAGGCCTATCTATTTTTACGAAAATTAGAAAATATCCTCCAGATTCACGATGATCAGCAAACACATTCTTTGCCTCAGCATGAAGTGAAGCAAATGCAGGTTGCTTATGCTATGGGCTATAACAATTGGCATACTTTTATAAAAAAACTTCATCAATATCAACGTATTATCAGCAGTATTTTTCGCTCAGTATTGGCAAAACCAGATCCTTATGAGGATGAAAAACGGCTATTAGTAAATCAGTTAATGAGTATATGGCAGGGTCATGTTGAAACAACAATGGCTATCAATTTATTGACAAGTTTAGGCTTTCAGCAAGCAGAACGCTGCTATCAAATGCTTTATACGTTTCGTCACGCTCCTCGCTGCCGAAGGTTAACGCAGGCTGCAAGAATGAGGCTCGATCGCTTTGTTGTGCTATTACTTGGCGAATTGGTCAATACAGCTGATACAGATGCCGTGCTAGCCCAAGTGTTACAGTTACTTGATAATATAGTGGGCCGCAGTTCTTATTTGGCATTAATTACAGAAAACCCGCAAGTCCTGAAAGAGTTATTATATTGGTTTGCACATAGTCCATTTATAACCAATCTCATTGTCAATCAACCTTTTTTGCTTGAGGTATTATTGAGTCAACCCCAAAATTGGCGCCTGCTTACCAAAAAAGAATTGGAACAGCTATTAGAGAGTCAACTGCTTATTTACTCAGAAAGCGAACAACAAGATGAGGTTTTGCGACAATTTAAACTCACCAATTGGTTGTCAGCCGCCCGCGCTGAAATTTATGGGCATTATCATGCGATACGTATTAGTAATTTCTTAGCTGACGTGGCCGAAGTCATTGTCAAAAATGTGTTTAATTTAGCATGTGAGCGATTAAGCCTGCGTTATTCACAAATGGAACAAATTAAATCGCGTTTTGCCATTATTGCCTATGGAAAATTAGGTAGCCGCGAGATGAATTATAATTCAGACCTGGATTTAGTGTTCATCCATGCTGCTGCTTCCGATGAGGAGGCTCTGGTTACACGCTTAACACAGAAAATTTTACATATGCTCACCACTCGCTCACAATCCGGGATTTTGTATGCCGTTGATACGCGTCTGCGGCCTTCTGGTGAAGCAGGGTTATTAGTAAGCCATATTGAGGCTTTCATTGAGTACCAGTTGCACCATGCCTGGACCTGGGAGCATCAGGCTTTAATCAGAACGAGAGTTCTTGTGAGCGATAAACGTCTAACGCAAGCATTCAGACAGTTAAAAAAATCAGTGTTTCAAATTGCACGCAATCCACGTCTTATTCGTGATGAAATTATTATGATGCGTGAAAAAATTTATAAGCATGTAAAAGGGGAGGAAATCAAATATGAATCTGGCGGATTAATTGATATAGAATTTATCGTGCAGTTTTTGATATTGACTAATCCTCACTTAAATTTTTACTCGTATACTAATACTCTTAGTTTATTACGAAAGTTGTATGCAGAACAAATTCTTACACGGCAACAATTCGAGAAGCTCGTCAAAGCTTATAAATATTATCATCAAACATTACATCAGAATTTACTTAACTCTGAGACAAAGAGCATCCATGTACAACAGCAAAATGTATTGGAGGTATGCCAGCAAATCTATGGCTTGTCTGTACCTATTTTGCAGTAA
- the rimO gene encoding 30S ribosomal protein S12 methylthiotransferase RimO gives MNHKVGFVSLGCPKALVDSERIITQLRAQGYDLVSTFQDAGVVVVNTCGFIDAAVTESLDTIKEAMAENGRVIVTGCLGAKADVIREACPDVLHISGAHAYEEVVRAVHRHLPPPADPFTQLVPPQGIKLTPRHYAYLKISEGCNQKCTFCIIPTMRGKLQSYPLTQVLSEAKRLKDAGVNELLVISQDTSAYGVDTRYQTVDWNGKTVNTKFYDLCEQLGELGIWVRLHYVYPYPHVDDIIPLMRDGLILPYLDIPLQHASTRVLKAMKRPASSENTLERIAQWRDICPDITLRSTFIVGFPGETDAEFEELLDFLEAAQLDRVGCFQYSPVEGAKANELPNPVPEEVKEERYHQFMQVQAEISRNKLQQKVGSLQTVLVDYINEEQIVARSKSDAPEIDGLVYLSPAQGIKTGDLVTASVTDSDDYDLYGEIIITN, from the coding sequence ATGAACCATAAGGTAGGCTTTGTTAGCTTAGGTTGTCCTAAGGCATTGGTAGATTCAGAACGTATCATTACTCAACTGCGTGCACAAGGGTATGACTTGGTTTCCACGTTTCAAGATGCAGGTGTTGTTGTTGTAAATACCTGCGGATTTATTGATGCGGCAGTGACTGAGTCTCTGGATACCATTAAAGAAGCCATGGCTGAAAATGGTCGTGTGATTGTCACAGGATGTTTAGGTGCCAAGGCCGATGTTATCCGGGAAGCATGTCCTGATGTTCTTCATATTAGTGGAGCACATGCGTATGAAGAGGTAGTTCGCGCTGTGCATCGACATCTTCCTCCACCAGCTGATCCTTTTACCCAACTTGTTCCTCCTCAAGGGATTAAATTAACGCCGCGACACTATGCTTATTTAAAAATTTCTGAGGGATGTAATCAAAAATGTACATTTTGCATTATTCCCACTATGCGCGGAAAACTACAAAGTTATCCCCTTACCCAAGTGCTCTCAGAGGCAAAACGTCTAAAAGATGCTGGTGTCAACGAATTATTAGTTATTTCTCAAGACACGAGTGCTTATGGTGTGGACACTCGCTATCAAACTGTTGACTGGAATGGCAAAACGGTTAACACTAAATTCTATGATTTATGCGAACAATTAGGCGAATTAGGTATATGGGTCCGCCTACACTACGTATATCCCTATCCTCATGTGGATGATATTATTCCTTTAATGCGCGACGGTTTAATTTTGCCTTATCTGGATATCCCTCTTCAACATGCAAGCACACGTGTGCTGAAAGCGATGAAACGACCTGCAAGCAGCGAAAACACCTTGGAAAGAATCGCTCAATGGCGAGATATTTGCCCAGATATCACATTACGCTCCACATTTATTGTTGGTTTTCCTGGTGAAACAGACGCTGAGTTTGAGGAGTTATTAGACTTTTTAGAAGCCGCCCAGCTAGATAGAGTGGGTTGTTTCCAATACTCGCCTGTTGAAGGCGCCAAAGCAAATGAGCTTCCTAATCCTGTTCCTGAAGAGGTTAAAGAGGAACGTTATCATCAATTTATGCAAGTACAAGCCGAAATTAGTCGCAACAAACTCCAGCAAAAAGTTGGCTCACTACAAACAGTTTTGGTTGATTATATCAATGAAGAGCAAATTGTTGCCCGTAGTAAAAGTGATGCTCCTGAAATCGATGGTTTGGTCTACCTATCCCCGGCTCAAGGGATAAAAACAGGCGATTTAGTGACAGCATCAGTCACTGACAGTGATGATTATGATTTATATGGTGAAATTATAATAACTAATTAA